A section of the Malus sylvestris chromosome 17, drMalSylv7.2, whole genome shotgun sequence genome encodes:
- the LOC126612151 gene encoding uncharacterized protein LOC126612151, protein MAAVLSLRTISQLHPNLSSRRVTIKPRAALHGARRMRVPYQLKQEQSRLFHRLPSGLNMEVIVHKRVAEKQSDEEKERPSENPPLVFVHGSYHAAWCWAEHWLPFFSASGYDCYAVSLLGQGESDAPSASVSGTLQTHASDVADFICKKLTLPPVLIGHSFGGLIIQYYIANAKTNQISDKRDLFPKLTGAVLVCSVPPSGNSGLVWRYLFTKPIAAFKVTRSLAAKGFQTSLSLCKETFFSATMEDHLVLRYQELMKESSRMPLFDLRKLNASLPVPSVPKSAIELLLLGANDDFIVDAEGLNETGRFYGVSPICVKGVAHDMMLDCLREKGAKAILSWLEDLKREQLR, encoded by the exons ATGGCTGCTGTCCTCTCCCTCCGCACTATCTCCCAACTTCATCCCAACCTCTCTTCCCGGAGGGTTACCATAAAGCCCAGGGCCGCCCTCCATGGAGCCCGCAGAATGCGAGTCCCTTACCAGCTCAAACAGGAACAATCCCGTCTTTTCCACCGGCTCCCCTCCGGCCTGAACATGGAGGTAATCGTGCACAAAAGAGTTGCAGAAAAGCAATCAGACGAGGAAAAAGAGAGACCAAGTGAAAACCCACCTCTCGTTTTCGTCCATGGAAGCTACCACGCTGCTTGGTGCTGGGCTGAGCACTGGCTCCCTTTCTTTTCGGCTTCTGGGTATGATTGCTATGCAGTTAGCTTGTTGGGTCAG GGTGAAAGTGATGCACCCAGCGCTTCTGTTTCTGGTACTCTCCAG ACGCATGCAAGTGATGTTGCTGATTTCATCTGCAAGAAACTCACGCTTCCACCAGTATTGATTGGACACTCTTTTGGAGGGCTTATTATTCAATACTATATTGCAAACGCTAAAACTAACCAGATTTCAG ACAAGAGAGATTTGTTCCCTAAGCTTACTGGTGCTGTGCTTGTCTGCTCCGTACCTCCTTCGGGTAATAG TGGCTTAGTGTGGCGTTATCTCTTCACCAAACCTATTGCTGCTTTTAAG GTTACACGCAGCTTGGCAGCTAAAGGGTTtcaaacatctctctctctttgtaaGGAGACATTTTTTTCTGCAACAATGGAGGATCACCTCGTTTTACG CTATCAAGAGCTAATGAAGGAAAGTTCAAGAATGCCATTGTTTGATCTGCGGAAGCTCAATGCATCGCTGCCAGTTCCTTCAGTGCCAAAATCAGCTATTGAACTCCTCTTGTTGGGTGCAAATGATGATTTCATTGTG GATGCTGAAGGCCTCAACGAGACAGGCAGGTTTTATGGTGTCTCTCCTATCTGTGTTAAAGGGGTTGCCCATGACATGATGTTGGATTGTTTACGGGAGAAGGGTGCAAAAGCTATCCTATCATGGCTCGAAGATTTGAAGAGAGAGCAACTTAGATGA
- the LOC126612150 gene encoding mannose-6-phosphate isomerase 1-like — protein MDSVIKKSMKHQNQRTGSLQRLRCSVQNYDWGKRGQDSQVARLSAFNSGSGINPEKSYAEFWMGTHESGPSFLIQNSDENNGFFPIGSQILSLKDWISKNPNVLGEKVIQKWGSDLPFLFKVLSVGKALSIQAHPDKDLAKILHKLKPNVYKDANHKPEMALATTHFEALCGFITPQELKVVLANVPEIEELIGSEEAKKVSGITDQDKEEKVTSALRSVFTHLMLASKEMITTVITKMKDRLHIESQARRLTEKEQLVLQLVKQYPTDVGVISAFFMNHVKLNPGEALYIGANEPHAYIFGECVECMATSDNVVRAGLTPKHMDVQTLCSMLTYKQGYPDILQGVAVGPYVTRYLPPFDEFEVDRCQLPQGESAEFPAAPGPSIFVVTFGEGIIYASDVQGDVITEGDVLFAPANTRIRITGASELQIYRAGVSSLFFQA, from the exons ATGGACTCCGTCATCAAGAAATCAATGAAGCATCAAAACCAGAGGACTGGTTCGCTTCAGCGGCTGAGATGCTCCGTTCAGAACTACGATTGGGGGAAGAGGGGACAAGATTCCCAAGTGGCCAGGCTCTCTGCTTTCAACTCTGGTTCTGGGATCAACCCAGAAAAATCATATGCGGAATTTTGGATGGGAACCCATGAGTCCGGACCTTCCTTTTTGATTCAGAATTCGGATGAGAATAATGGGTTTTTCCCAATTGGGTCTCAGATTCTATCTCTCAAAGATTGGATTTCCAAAAACCCAAATGTGCTTGGTGAGAAGGTGATCCAAAAATGGGGCTCTGACCTCCCTTTTTTGTTCAAG GTGCTTTCTGTGGGGAAGGCATTGTCGATACAGGCACACCCAGATAAGGATTTGGCCAAGATTTTGCACAAGTTGAAGCCAAATGTTTACAAGGATGCTAATCACAAGCCTGAGATGGCCCTAGCCACAACCCACTTTGAGGCTCTGTGTGGTTTCATCACTCCTCAG GAGCTTAAAGTTGTGCTTGCTAATGTCCCTGAGATTGAAGAACTAATTGGCAGTGAAGAAGCAAAAAAAGTTTCCGGAATCACTGATCAAGACAAGGAGGAGAAAGTAACGTCCGCTCTGCGTTCGGTTTTCACCCACCTCATGTTAGCCAGCAAGGAGATGATAACCACAGTTATTACTAAAATGAAGGATCGTTTACACATCGAAAGTCAG GCGAGGCGTTTGACAGAGAAGGAACAGCTGGTATTGCAGTTGGTAAAGCAATATCCAACTGATGTGGGTGTTATATCTGCCTTCTTCATGAACCATGTGAAGCTTAATCCCGGAGAAGCGCTGTACATCGGGGCTAATGAACCCCACGCCTACATATTTGGTGAGTGCGTTGAGTGCATGGCAACCTCAGACAACGTAGTGAGGGCTGGCCTTACTCCAAAGCATATGGATGTTCAAACCCTTTGTTCTATGCTCACATACAAGCAG GGGTATCCTGACATTCTGCAAGGAGTTGCAGTAGGTCCTTATGTGACAAGGTATCTCCCGCCTTTCGATGAGTTTGAGGTTGATCGCTGCCAACTTCCGCAGGGAGAATCAGCGGAATTCCCTGCAGCACCAGGGCCTTCGATTTTTGTGGTCACGTTCGGGGAGGGAATTATATACGCAAGCGATGTTCAAGGGGATGTAATTACAGAAGGAGACGTTCTTTTTGCACCAGCAAACACTCGGATTCGCATAACAGGCGCATCCGAGTTGCAGATATATCGAGCGGGTGTGAGCAGCCTGTTCTTCCAAGCCTGA